One segment of Clavelina lepadiformis chromosome 2, kaClaLepa1.1, whole genome shotgun sequence DNA contains the following:
- the LOC143447250 gene encoding cysteine-rich with EGF-like domain protein 2-A isoform X3, which yields MGISNCILVLSLLLLGIINSISCEKTPCEGCKDLALGILKGLDQSKNKNFGGGDTAWEEKRDLKFRTSETRLVEILETACTKDNYQCNKILEEREDDIEKWYKDLQDKEALQDYLCVKTAKVCCPENTFGEDCEECPKGDSDSICFGRGKCEGAGDKQGSGKCICEAGYAGDLCNECDERYFKSFSNDTYVMCTLCHETCQTCTGGNATECETCRTGYREEHDTDDEKAFKCVDMNECVEQRDLCPVGQYCTNTVGSYKCEEWTCHPMCARCYGPTNTNCFSCKQGAIMRHPFVCQDIDECASGAICLGMYEVCVNTPGHYKCECARFFRRDPVSGQCQPDPAIYSRYVPERPGKKTEKKSEDVKKEEPKTEEKKEEDEKLEEKKEEEKKDEVNKEEEEKKEEL from the exons TTATTAACTCAATATCTTGTGAGAAGACCCCGTGTGAAGGTTGCAAAGATTTAGCTTTGGGAATACTAAAG GGCTTAGatcaatcaaaaaacaaaaattttggaGGTGGTGATACTGCGTGGGAGGAAAAAAGAGATTTAAAATTCAGGACAAGTGAAACGAGATTGGTTGAAATCCTTGAAACTGCATGTACAAAGGATAATTACCAATGCAACAAAATCTTGGAGGAAAGAGAAGATGATATTGAGAAGTGGTATAAAGATTT ACAAGACAAAGAAGCTCTTCAAGATTATCTCTGTGTAAAAACTGCCAAAG tttgCTGTCCAGAAAACACATTTGGTGAAGATTGTGAAG aATGTCCTAAGGGGGATTCAGACAGTATATGCTTTGGTAGAGGAAAATGCGAG GGTGCTGGCGACAAGCAGGGATCTGGAAAATGTATCTGTGAAGCTGGCTACGCAGGAGATTTGTGCAATGAATGTGATGAACGTTATTTCAAGAGCTTTTCCAATGATACCTACGTAATGTGCACTT TGTGTCATGAAACGTGTCAAACATGCACTGGTGGAAACGCAACCGAATGTGAAACATGCAGGACTGGCTATCGGGAAGAACATGACACCGATGATGAAAAAGCTTTTAAATGTGTTGACATGAACGAATGTGTCGAACAGCGTGACTTATGTCCAGTTGGGCAATACTGTACCAACACAGTAGGTTCATATAAATGTGAAG AATGGACTTGTCATCCAATGTGTGCACGCTGTTATGGGCCAACTAATACAAATTGCTTCAGTTGCAAGCAGGGTGCCATCATGAGGCACCCATTTGTCTGTCAAG ATATTGACGAATGTGCAAGTGGAGCAATTTGCTTGGGAATGTATGAAGTTTGTGTCAACACTCCCGGTCACTACAAATGTGAGTGTGCACGATTTTTCAGGCGTGACCCAGTGAGCGGTCAGTGCCAGCCTGACCCGGCCATTTATTCACGCTATGTTCCAGAACGTCCCGGTAAGAAGACAGAGAAAAAGTCTGAAGACG taaaaaaggAAGAACCCAAAACGGAAGAGAAAAAGGAGGAAGACGAAAAGCTGGAAGAAAAAAAGGAAGAAGAAAAGAAGGATGAAGTGAATAAGGAGGAAGAGGAGAAAAAAGAAGAATTATAA
- the LOC143447250 gene encoding cysteine-rich with EGF-like domain protein 2 isoform X4, producing the protein MGISNCILVLSLLLLGIINSISCEKTPCEGCKDLALGILKGLDQSKNKNFGGGDTAWEEKRDLKFRTSETRLVEILETACTKDNYQCNKILEEREDDIEKWYKDLQDKEALQDYLCVKTAKVCCPENTFGEDCEECPKGDSDSICFGRGKCEGAGDKQGSGKCICEAGYAGDLCNECDERYFKSFSNDTYVMCTLCHETCQTCTGGNATECETCRTGYREEHDTDDEKAFKCVDMNECVEQRDLCPVGQYCTNTVGSYKCEERPGKKTEKKSEDGEHCYGDECHDRKDHGASRHSVAGSSDDGDSLSDNEIKKLIFAVVICLLGTAAAKGSMFWTLMFFLSFFSAGLWWASDKTDKIYQSFSHPHFKQHQEL; encoded by the exons TTATTAACTCAATATCTTGTGAGAAGACCCCGTGTGAAGGTTGCAAAGATTTAGCTTTGGGAATACTAAAG GGCTTAGatcaatcaaaaaacaaaaattttggaGGTGGTGATACTGCGTGGGAGGAAAAAAGAGATTTAAAATTCAGGACAAGTGAAACGAGATTGGTTGAAATCCTTGAAACTGCATGTACAAAGGATAATTACCAATGCAACAAAATCTTGGAGGAAAGAGAAGATGATATTGAGAAGTGGTATAAAGATTT ACAAGACAAAGAAGCTCTTCAAGATTATCTCTGTGTAAAAACTGCCAAAG tttgCTGTCCAGAAAACACATTTGGTGAAGATTGTGAAG aATGTCCTAAGGGGGATTCAGACAGTATATGCTTTGGTAGAGGAAAATGCGAG GGTGCTGGCGACAAGCAGGGATCTGGAAAATGTATCTGTGAAGCTGGCTACGCAGGAGATTTGTGCAATGAATGTGATGAACGTTATTTCAAGAGCTTTTCCAATGATACCTACGTAATGTGCACTT TGTGTCATGAAACGTGTCAAACATGCACTGGTGGAAACGCAACCGAATGTGAAACATGCAGGACTGGCTATCGGGAAGAACATGACACCGATGATGAAAAAGCTTTTAAATGTGTTGACATGAACGAATGTGTCGAACAGCGTGACTTATGTCCAGTTGGGCAATACTGTACCAACACAGTAGGTTCATATAAATGTGAAG AACGTCCCGGTAAGAAGACAGAGAAAAAGTCTGAAGACGGTGAGCATTGCTATGGGGACGAATGTCATGATCGAAAGGATCATGGTGCTTCTAGACATTCGGTAGCGGGTAGTTCTGACGACGGTGACAGCCTGAGTGATAACGAGATAAAGAAATTAATCTTTGCTGTAGTCATTTGCTTGTTGGGAACAGCTGCTGCAAAAGGAAGTATGTTCTGGACCTTGATGTTCTTTCTGAGCTTCTTCTCAGCCGGACTTTGGTGGGCTTCCGACAAAACGGACAAAATCTATCAGTCCTTCTCACATCCCCACTTTAAGCAACATCAGGAACTGTAG
- the LOC143447250 gene encoding cysteine-rich with EGF-like domain protein 2-A isoform X2 — protein MGISNCILVLSLLLLGIINSISCEKTPCEGCKDLALGILKGLDQSKNKNFGGGDTAWEEKRDLKFRTSETRLVEILETACTKDNYQCNKILEEREDDIEKWYKDLQDKEALQDYLCVKTAKVCCPENTFGEDCEECPKGDSDSICFGRGKCEGAGDKQGSGKCICEAGYAGDLCNECDERYFKSFSNDTYVMCTLCHETCQTCTGGNATECETCRTGYREEHDTDDEKAFKCVDMNECVEQRDLCPVGQYCTNTVGSYKCEDCSESCTSCFGPSRRHCYNCTSGSIMRIPYMCQDIDECASGAICLGMYEVCVNTPGHYKCECARFFRRDPVSGQCQPDPAIYSRYVPERPGKKTEKKSEDGEHCYGDECHDRKDHGASRHSVAGSSDDGDSLSDNEIKKLIFAVVICLLGTAAAKGSMFWTLMFFLSFFSAGLWWASDKTDKIYQSFSHPHFKQHQEL, from the exons TTATTAACTCAATATCTTGTGAGAAGACCCCGTGTGAAGGTTGCAAAGATTTAGCTTTGGGAATACTAAAG GGCTTAGatcaatcaaaaaacaaaaattttggaGGTGGTGATACTGCGTGGGAGGAAAAAAGAGATTTAAAATTCAGGACAAGTGAAACGAGATTGGTTGAAATCCTTGAAACTGCATGTACAAAGGATAATTACCAATGCAACAAAATCTTGGAGGAAAGAGAAGATGATATTGAGAAGTGGTATAAAGATTT ACAAGACAAAGAAGCTCTTCAAGATTATCTCTGTGTAAAAACTGCCAAAG tttgCTGTCCAGAAAACACATTTGGTGAAGATTGTGAAG aATGTCCTAAGGGGGATTCAGACAGTATATGCTTTGGTAGAGGAAAATGCGAG GGTGCTGGCGACAAGCAGGGATCTGGAAAATGTATCTGTGAAGCTGGCTACGCAGGAGATTTGTGCAATGAATGTGATGAACGTTATTTCAAGAGCTTTTCCAATGATACCTACGTAATGTGCACTT TGTGTCATGAAACGTGTCAAACATGCACTGGTGGAAACGCAACCGAATGTGAAACATGCAGGACTGGCTATCGGGAAGAACATGACACCGATGATGAAAAAGCTTTTAAATGTGTTGACATGAACGAATGTGTCGAACAGCGTGACTTATGTCCAGTTGGGCAATACTGTACCAACACAGTAGGTTCATATAAATGTGAAG ACTGTAGCGAAAGTTGCACTTCTTGTTTTGGTCCGTCCAGACGCCACTGTTACAACTGCACCTCGGGATCAATTATGAGAATACCATACATGTGCCAAG ATATTGACGAATGTGCAAGTGGAGCAATTTGCTTGGGAATGTATGAAGTTTGTGTCAACACTCCCGGTCACTACAAATGTGAGTGTGCACGATTTTTCAGGCGTGACCCAGTGAGCGGTCAGTGCCAGCCTGACCCGGCCATTTATTCACGCTATGTTCCAGAACGTCCCGGTAAGAAGACAGAGAAAAAGTCTGAAGACGGTGAGCATTGCTATGGGGACGAATGTCATGATCGAAAGGATCATGGTGCTTCTAGACATTCGGTAGCGGGTAGTTCTGACGACGGTGACAGCCTGAGTGATAACGAGATAAAGAAATTAATCTTTGCTGTAGTCATTTGCTTGTTGGGAACAGCTGCTGCAAAAGGAAGTATGTTCTGGACCTTGATGTTCTTTCTGAGCTTCTTCTCAGCCGGACTTTGGTGGGCTTCCGACAAAACGGACAAAATCTATCAGTCCTTCTCACATCCCCACTTTAAGCAACATCAGGAACTGTAG
- the LOC143447250 gene encoding cysteine-rich with EGF-like domain protein 2-A isoform X1, which produces MGISNCILVLSLLLLGIINSISCEKTPCEGCKDLALGILKGLDQSKNKNFGGGDTAWEEKRDLKFRTSETRLVEILETACTKDNYQCNKILEEREDDIEKWYKDLQDKEALQDYLCVKTAKVCCPENTFGEDCEECPKGDSDSICFGRGKCEGAGDKQGSGKCICEAGYAGDLCNECDERYFKSFSNDTYVMCTLCHETCQTCTGGNATECETCRTGYREEHDTDDEKAFKCVDMNECVEQRDLCPVGQYCTNTVGSYKCEEWTCHPMCARCYGPTNTNCFSCKQGAIMRHPFVCQDIDECASGAICLGMYEVCVNTPGHYKCECARFFRRDPVSGQCQPDPAIYSRYVPERPGKKTEKKSEDGEHCYGDECHDRKDHGASRHSVAGSSDDGDSLSDNEIKKLIFAVVICLLGTAAAKGSMFWTLMFFLSFFSAGLWWASDKTDKIYQSFSHPHFKQHQEL; this is translated from the exons TTATTAACTCAATATCTTGTGAGAAGACCCCGTGTGAAGGTTGCAAAGATTTAGCTTTGGGAATACTAAAG GGCTTAGatcaatcaaaaaacaaaaattttggaGGTGGTGATACTGCGTGGGAGGAAAAAAGAGATTTAAAATTCAGGACAAGTGAAACGAGATTGGTTGAAATCCTTGAAACTGCATGTACAAAGGATAATTACCAATGCAACAAAATCTTGGAGGAAAGAGAAGATGATATTGAGAAGTGGTATAAAGATTT ACAAGACAAAGAAGCTCTTCAAGATTATCTCTGTGTAAAAACTGCCAAAG tttgCTGTCCAGAAAACACATTTGGTGAAGATTGTGAAG aATGTCCTAAGGGGGATTCAGACAGTATATGCTTTGGTAGAGGAAAATGCGAG GGTGCTGGCGACAAGCAGGGATCTGGAAAATGTATCTGTGAAGCTGGCTACGCAGGAGATTTGTGCAATGAATGTGATGAACGTTATTTCAAGAGCTTTTCCAATGATACCTACGTAATGTGCACTT TGTGTCATGAAACGTGTCAAACATGCACTGGTGGAAACGCAACCGAATGTGAAACATGCAGGACTGGCTATCGGGAAGAACATGACACCGATGATGAAAAAGCTTTTAAATGTGTTGACATGAACGAATGTGTCGAACAGCGTGACTTATGTCCAGTTGGGCAATACTGTACCAACACAGTAGGTTCATATAAATGTGAAG AATGGACTTGTCATCCAATGTGTGCACGCTGTTATGGGCCAACTAATACAAATTGCTTCAGTTGCAAGCAGGGTGCCATCATGAGGCACCCATTTGTCTGTCAAG ATATTGACGAATGTGCAAGTGGAGCAATTTGCTTGGGAATGTATGAAGTTTGTGTCAACACTCCCGGTCACTACAAATGTGAGTGTGCACGATTTTTCAGGCGTGACCCAGTGAGCGGTCAGTGCCAGCCTGACCCGGCCATTTATTCACGCTATGTTCCAGAACGTCCCGGTAAGAAGACAGAGAAAAAGTCTGAAGACGGTGAGCATTGCTATGGGGACGAATGTCATGATCGAAAGGATCATGGTGCTTCTAGACATTCGGTAGCGGGTAGTTCTGACGACGGTGACAGCCTGAGTGATAACGAGATAAAGAAATTAATCTTTGCTGTAGTCATTTGCTTGTTGGGAACAGCTGCTGCAAAAGGAAGTATGTTCTGGACCTTGATGTTCTTTCTGAGCTTCTTCTCAGCCGGACTTTGGTGGGCTTCCGACAAAACGGACAAAATCTATCAGTCCTTCTCACATCCCCACTTTAAGCAACATCAGGAACTGTAG